One uncultured Methanobrevibacter sp. DNA segment encodes these proteins:
- a CDS encoding right-handed parallel beta-helix repeat-containing protein yields the protein MKGKLAVICLLLFILCSISTVCAENTNDTQIMQQNIAIDNLEVANDAVLMDSTGDLQKIISSASAGSTVKLNSSYTPASTININKSLTIDGAGNTIKGQIKSSSGDITLKNMKFVDGNTHNGGAVYITGSAKFTIINCTFTNNKASNHGGAIYNNVVATLTIKDCKFTGNTAGTLGGAIYSKGNVEVEKSVFEKNYAKVDGGAINSEKTVDISKSVFNSNHVDFTLSGTYGGAINVKKDAFINNCTFNGNSANKGGAIFAYLDLIIENSQFINNTAKEGGAIKVSSDSHLYIEKSTFKKNSATDNGGGAIYSNKWAHVGNSVFELNTAKGKGGAIKTDYLQFSGKNTFASNSAKDHGGAVYTDTIGKTSSNLIFEGNHADSDFGGAIYINKKSGDVRFYSSVFKNNHANAGDGGAVYSDSGSTNLFFTNCTFTSNYATGGKEKRYGGAVRSNGGINVDNCTFKDNWAENLGGAIYAETAGEIKNSVFISNQVKNGGTRNGGAIYINKDCTVTISGNYFEKNGGAASRGGAIYTDSIKAHLKLTNNAFIENSAGDQGRSVFNSGYYDDISNNWWGINGAQIGNQLKEYHRIGSNKDKGDSKPLTVSIVADKDAYSGVKTTIKVSFTGSVTYYVLDTVKYSSNKKGEFITKKINANSLELIYVPNETGTHKFDFTINSQKLSFEMNVKYTSVYGYDLTKTYGDDSLYSAVFQDKNGKYLAKGTKVTFIVNNAKYTSTVNDDGAAILYTTFEPGTYTVKAVNNVTGESFTNKITVAKRNVTYNINDPYIIKVNASANQTVTFKIGSKTFTDKTSEQGIAYFTLNVTAGNYMVETTFAGKTIKDYITVSNRYSVIDLGLNGTSYGALLPIYSNETFKIISNGTMYSVLGKNTYRYVMANGEAFIMYNVTVSNSQELTEVLRKMVRTDYKVDVTIINLKKNTYKVTENFWRDAEWYYLSHLTHGSLIIHGNGSTLEDDYKHNFIGMEPGSNIMVDNLEFKKFYRVFANSGEVYCENCTFTENNAKFWATKTPGSVIYNKNKATFENCIFNKNDNSGGGSGRLGGVLYADKNSLTNFVKCSFKTTDDDFRAKEKSMVVIYDDNWDTYNHVVENSYFDDNSSLSLRSLYSLKNNATKNFYIKNVSDLNVLNKWIDGLNNVTLFNVTLKKGEYILSADEIDKYRESNEWRGAVRDKMVVGRTIWDQGFFDLNSKPLIINGNGATIKLTGNSVSNDFHFAYVPYYGSLTLINLTLSGFNTAILNYGIFTAINCTFKDNTIHYKIKKGDYGGAIRNYGNVYCYNSLFKNNGATEGGAYYSTGKDANGVFYNCEFSGNLIKSNWPWKNNDKNDFEIDELSVVKLVNCKGYSPSTIKTKDGGIYLERESLNISIYNTVVDNMASLMRVTKIINGNTKYDIINITMLKDDYGVIPNSKSLFKADYGLLIINGGGARIFVQNPHDSDTTQFLTIALRGNVYLNNLIIEGFNIAVENSGKLTITNCAFNNNKVDYNVKDDYGGAIVNKGILNVFNSTFKNNYAKYGGAIYNKGTAKVIMSIFSDNTGYSSVKNLGKKIDIYNDDGSLEDVIIFGKDHRNYEKHPMASWRKDLLQSGFLALTAAVTAGAGWYIAATAGALAPLISMGVNAAIGGILGGAYGAIYANDHHDYSNFWSDVLKGVGSGLQFSPFGGAIQGIAKGGAMKVAVVQLFGKTASQIDKKAISTLENYKKQNKIIYFT from the coding sequence ATGAAAGGAAAATTGGCAGTTATTTGTTTGTTATTATTTATTTTATGTTCAATTTCAACAGTTTGTGCTGAAAATACTAATGACACTCAAATAATGCAGCAAAACATTGCAATTGATAATTTAGAAGTCGCCAACGATGCAGTACTGATGGATTCCACTGGAGACCTTCAAAAGATTATCAGTTCAGCATCTGCAGGTTCAACAGTGAAATTAAACAGCAGTTATACACCTGCAAGCACAATAAATATTAATAAGTCACTGACTATTGACGGAGCAGGAAATACAATAAAAGGTCAAATTAAGTCATCAAGCGGTGACATCACATTGAAGAACATGAAATTTGTAGACGGAAATACACACAATGGTGGGGCTGTATACATTACAGGTTCTGCTAAATTTACTATTATTAACTGTACATTCACAAACAATAAAGCAAGCAACCATGGTGGTGCAATATACAATAATGTCGTAGCTACTTTAACTATCAAAGATTGTAAATTCACAGGAAATACTGCAGGAACTTTAGGAGGTGCAATATACTCCAAAGGAAATGTTGAAGTTGAAAAATCCGTCTTTGAAAAGAATTATGCAAAAGTTGATGGCGGAGCCATTAATAGTGAAAAAACAGTTGACATTTCAAAATCAGTATTTAATTCTAACCATGTTGATTTTACACTTTCTGGAACATATGGTGGAGCAATTAATGTAAAAAAAGATGCATTCATCAATAATTGTACATTTAATGGGAATTCTGCAAATAAGGGCGGTGCAATTTTTGCGTATTTAGATTTGATAATTGAAAATTCACAATTCATTAATAACACAGCTAAAGAGGGCGGAGCTATCAAAGTATCCAGTGACAGCCACCTCTATATTGAAAAATCAACATTCAAAAAGAACAGTGCAACCGATAATGGCGGAGGAGCAATATATTCAAACAAATGGGCACATGTTGGAAATTCTGTTTTTGAGCTCAACACAGCAAAAGGAAAAGGAGGAGCCATTAAAACTGATTACCTCCAATTCTCCGGGAAAAACACATTCGCAAGCAACTCTGCAAAAGACCATGGAGGTGCTGTCTATACCGATACAATTGGAAAAACCAGCAGCAACTTGATTTTTGAGGGAAATCATGCAGACAGTGATTTTGGTGGTGCAATTTATATTAACAAGAAATCCGGTGATGTACGATTTTATTCATCCGTATTTAAAAACAACCATGCAAATGCAGGTGACGGAGGAGCCGTATACTCAGACAGCGGTTCAACCAATCTTTTCTTTACTAACTGTACTTTCACATCAAACTACGCAACAGGAGGTAAAGAAAAACGTTACGGAGGAGCAGTACGTTCCAACGGAGGAATTAATGTAGATAACTGTACTTTTAAAGATAATTGGGCTGAAAACCTTGGTGGAGCAATATATGCTGAAACAGCAGGCGAAATTAAAAATTCAGTGTTCATTTCAAATCAGGTTAAAAATGGAGGAACCCGTAACGGAGGTGCGATATATATCAACAAGGACTGCACCGTGACAATATCCGGAAATTATTTCGAAAAAAATGGAGGAGCAGCATCACGCGGAGGAGCCATCTATACTGATTCTATAAAAGCACATCTGAAATTAACCAACAATGCATTCATTGAAAACTCAGCAGGCGACCAAGGGCGTTCTGTTTTCAACTCCGGTTATTATGATGACATATCTAACAACTGGTGGGGAATCAATGGAGCACAAATAGGAAATCAGCTAAAAGAATACCACAGGATTGGAAGTAACAAGGACAAAGGAGACTCCAAACCTCTCACAGTTTCCATAGTTGCAGACAAAGATGCTTACAGCGGTGTCAAAACCACAATTAAAGTTTCATTTACAGGTTCCGTCACATATTATGTTTTAGACACAGTGAAATATTCATCAAACAAAAAAGGCGAATTTATAACCAAAAAAATCAATGCAAATTCACTTGAATTGATTTATGTTCCAAATGAAACAGGAACTCATAAATTTGATTTCACAATCAACTCACAAAAACTGTCCTTTGAAATGAATGTTAAATACACCAGTGTATACGGCTATGACCTCACAAAAACCTACGGTGATGACTCACTGTACTCCGCCGTATTCCAGGATAAAAACGGAAAATACCTTGCCAAAGGAACAAAAGTCACATTCATTGTAAACAATGCAAAGTACACAAGTACTGTCAATGATGACGGAGCTGCAATCCTTTATACAACATTTGAACCAGGCACATACACCGTAAAGGCTGTAAACAATGTAACTGGTGAATCATTCACAAATAAAATTACTGTGGCAAAAAGGAATGTGACTTATAACATCAATGACCCTTACATAATTAAGGTCAACGCTTCAGCAAACCAGACTGTGACATTCAAGATTGGAAGCAAAACATTCACAGACAAAACTTCAGAGCAGGGAATAGCTTACTTCACTTTGAATGTAACTGCAGGCAATTATATGGTTGAAACAACATTTGCCGGCAAAACAATCAAAGATTATATTACTGTATCAAACAGATATTCAGTCATTGATTTGGGTCTTAACGGAACATCATACGGTGCATTACTGCCGATATATTCAAATGAAACATTTAAAATCATTTCCAACGGTACAATGTATTCTGTTCTTGGAAAAAATACTTACAGATATGTTATGGCAAACGGTGAAGCATTCATCATGTACAACGTCACTGTTTCAAATTCACAGGAACTTACAGAAGTCCTTAGAAAAATGGTGCGAACAGATTATAAGGTGGATGTCACAATCATAAACCTCAAGAAAAACACCTACAAAGTTACAGAAAACTTCTGGAGAGATGCTGAATGGTATTATTTAAGCCACCTTACACACGGTTCATTAATCATTCACGGTAACGGTTCAACACTTGAGGATGACTACAAGCACAATTTCATAGGTATGGAACCGGGTTCCAACATCATGGTAGACAATCTTGAATTCAAGAAATTCTACAGAGTGTTTGCAAACAGCGGAGAAGTATACTGTGAAAACTGTACATTCACAGAAAACAATGCGAAATTCTGGGCAACAAAAACCCCAGGTTCTGTAATCTACAACAAAAACAAAGCAACATTTGAGAACTGTATATTCAATAAAAACGACAACAGCGGAGGCGGTTCAGGTAGACTTGGAGGCGTTTTATATGCCGATAAGAATTCCCTGACAAACTTCGTCAAATGCAGCTTCAAGACAACTGACGATGACTTTCGGGCGAAAGAAAAAAGTATGGTTGTTATTTATGACGATAACTGGGACACATATAATCATGTCGTGGAAAACAGCTACTTTGATGATAACTCCTCCCTATCCCTCAGATCACTCTATTCTTTAAAAAACAATGCAACCAAAAATTTCTACATAAAAAATGTAAGCGATTTAAATGTGTTAAACAAATGGATTGATGGTTTAAACAACGTAACATTATTCAATGTGACATTAAAAAAAGGAGAATATATTCTTTCTGCAGATGAAATTGACAAATATAGAGAAAGCAATGAATGGCGCGGTGCGGTAAGAGACAAAATGGTAGTAGGGCGTACTATATGGGATCAGGGATTTTTCGATTTAAACTCAAAACCATTAATAATAAACGGTAACGGAGCTACCATAAAACTTACCGGAAATAGCGTATCTAATGATTTTCACTTTGCATACGTTCCATACTACGGATCCCTCACATTGATAAACCTTACATTATCCGGATTCAATACAGCAATTCTGAATTACGGCATATTCACTGCAATCAACTGCACATTCAAAGACAACACAATCCACTATAAAATTAAAAAGGGAGATTACGGTGGCGCAATAAGAAACTATGGTAATGTATACTGCTACAATTCACTGTTCAAGAACAATGGTGCCACTGAAGGTGGTGCATACTATAGTACTGGAAAAGATGCAAACGGAGTATTTTACAACTGTGAATTTTCAGGAAACTTAATCAAATCAAATTGGCCATGGAAAAACAATGACAAAAATGATTTTGAAATCGATGAATTGTCAGTAGTCAAATTAGTAAACTGCAAAGGATACTCCCCGTCCACAATAAAAACTAAAGACGGAGGAATATATCTTGAAAGAGAAAGCCTGAACATTAGCATATATAATACCGTTGTAGATAATATGGCTTCATTAATGAGAGTTACAAAAATCATTAACGGTAACACAAAATATGACATCATAAACATTACTATGCTTAAAGATGATTACGGTGTTATACCTAATTCAAAAAGCCTCTTTAAGGCAGATTACGGATTACTCATCATCAACGGCGGAGGTGCAAGAATATTTGTTCAAAATCCTCATGACAGCGATACAACACAGTTTTTAACCATAGCCCTCCGTGGAAATGTATATCTCAATAATCTAATTATAGAAGGATTCAATATCGCCGTTGAAAATTCAGGAAAATTGACAATAACCAACTGTGCATTCAACAACAATAAGGTAGACTATAATGTAAAGGATGATTATGGAGGTGCAATTGTAAACAAAGGCATCCTGAATGTTTTCAATTCCACATTTAAAAACAATTATGCCAAATATGGTGGAGCTATTTACAACAAAGGAACTGCCAAAGTCATAATGTCAATCTTTTCTGACAATACAGGTTATTCATCTGTTAAAAATCTGGGCAAAAAAATTGACATCTACAATGATGACGGTTCCCTTGAAGATGTTATCATCTTCGGAAAAGATCACAGAAACTATGAGAAACATCCGATGGCTTCATGGAGAAAGGATTTGCTTCAAAGCGGTTTTCTCGCACTTACCGCAGCGGTTACTGCCGGTGCTGGATGGTACATTGCAGCAACAGCAGGTGCCCTTGCTCCATTAATCTCAATGGGAGTTAATGCAGCCATAGGAGGTATTTTGGGCGGAGCTTATGGTGCAATATATGCAAATGACCATCATGACTACAGCAATTTCTGGAGTGATGTATTGAAAGGTGTCGGAAGCGGACTTCAATTTTCACCATTCGGTGGTGCAATCCAGGGTATTGCAAAAGGAGGTGCCATGAAAGTGGCAGTAGTTCAGTTATTTGGAAAAACAGCTTCTCAAATTGATAAAAAAGCAATATCCACACTGGAAAACTACAAAAAACAGAATAAAATCATATACTTTACTTAA